A genomic segment from Janthinobacterium sp. 64 encodes:
- the fdhD gene encoding formate dehydrogenase accessory sulfurtransferase FdhD has product MSEEISIERAGFVERAIVRHQAGIATPAIDRVAEEIPVALVFNGISHVVMMATPRDLEAFAYGFALTEGVVASAGAIFDCEVVLRADSAEVALSIAQEDFVRLKDRRRQLTGRTGCGVCGIDSIDMLDLQPQALPPSLIHVDLPTALARASAGLREHQALMRETGGVHAAAWCSPDGDIVHVFEDVGRHNGLDKLIGHLALHDVDMRRGFVFLSSRGSYELARKAARMQIPLLATISAPSSLAIAIATQARMKLVGFCRQDAYVDYTPGIML; this is encoded by the coding sequence ATGTCAGAAGAAATCAGTATTGAACGCGCCGGCTTCGTCGAGCGCGCCATCGTCCGCCACCAGGCGGGCATCGCTACCCCCGCCATCGACCGCGTCGCCGAGGAAATCCCCGTGGCGCTGGTCTTCAACGGCATTTCCCACGTCGTCATGATGGCCACCCCGCGCGATCTGGAAGCGTTCGCGTATGGCTTCGCGCTGACGGAAGGCGTGGTCGCTTCGGCCGGCGCCATCTTCGACTGCGAAGTGGTCCTGCGCGCAGATTCGGCCGAAGTGGCGTTGAGCATCGCGCAGGAAGATTTCGTGCGCCTGAAGGACCGGCGCCGCCAGCTGACGGGCCGCACGGGCTGCGGCGTGTGCGGCATCGACAGCATCGACATGCTCGACTTGCAGCCGCAAGCGCTGCCGCCGTCCCTGATCCACGTCGACCTGCCCACCGCGCTGGCGCGTGCCTCCGCGGGCTTGCGCGAACACCAGGCGCTGATGCGGGAAACGGGCGGCGTGCATGCGGCCGCCTGGTGCTCGCCCGACGGCGACATCGTGCATGTATTCGAGGATGTCGGCCGACACAATGGTCTCGACAAGCTGATTGGCCACCTCGCGCTGCACGATGTCGACATGCGGCGCGGCTTCGTCTTCCTGTCCAGCCGCGGCAGCTACGAGCTGGCGCGCAAGGCGGCGCGCATGCAGATTCCCCTGCTGGCGACGATTTCCGCCCCCAGTTCGCTGGCCATTGCCATCGCCACGCAGGCGCGCATGAAACTGGTGGGTTTCTGCCGCCAGGATGCGTACGTCGACTACACGCCCGGCATCATGCTGTAA
- a CDS encoding GNAT family N-acetyltransferase, with product MQNIIASNEAKARPVQLVLSQATTAAEVREVQRLRYKVFIETMGLTSLANADGLDSDEFDAHCDHLIVRDADTLKVVGTYRVLSAAKAAKIGRLYAENEFDLSRLKNLRGRMVEAGRACIHPKYRGGSVIMLLWSGLAEYMRRERCDYLVGCASISLADGGHNAVAVYQALAEKHMAPSEYRVTPHLPFPIHQVEAAHKPQVPPLIKGYLRSGAWICGEPAWDPDFESADMFMMMPLANLDERYARHYGVVPG from the coding sequence ATGCAGAACATAATCGCATCAAACGAAGCCAAGGCCCGTCCGGTCCAACTGGTGCTGAGCCAGGCCACGACCGCGGCGGAAGTGCGCGAAGTGCAGCGTTTGCGCTACAAGGTGTTTATCGAGACCATGGGATTGACGTCGCTGGCCAATGCCGATGGCCTCGACAGCGATGAATTCGACGCGCATTGCGATCACCTGATCGTGCGCGACGCCGATACCCTGAAAGTGGTGGGCACCTACCGCGTGCTGAGCGCGGCCAAGGCGGCCAAGATCGGCCGGCTGTATGCGGAAAACGAGTTCGACCTGAGCCGCCTGAAGAACCTGCGCGGCCGCATGGTCGAAGCGGGCCGCGCCTGCATCCACCCGAAATACCGCGGTGGCAGCGTGATCATGCTGCTGTGGTCTGGCCTGGCCGAGTACATGCGCCGCGAGCGCTGCGACTACCTGGTCGGCTGCGCCAGCATCAGCCTGGCCGATGGCGGGCATAACGCCGTTGCCGTGTACCAGGCGCTGGCGGAAAAGCACATGGCCCCAAGCGAATACCGCGTCACGCCGCACCTGCCTTTCCCCATTCACCAGGTGGAAGCGGCGCACAAGCCGCAGGTGCCGCCGCTGATCAAGGGCTATCTGCGTTCGGGCGCCTGGATTTGCGGCGAACCGGCGTGGGACCCTGATTTCGAAAGCGCCGACATGTTTATGATGATGCCGCTGGCGAATCTGGACGAGCGCTATGCGCGCCATTATGGCGTGGTGCCTGGCTAA
- a CDS encoding CHAT domain-containing protein codes for MSSIPSAPPVLRLTLTRDPLADAGDCPAAPGWHAETHVLSGARGIGSCRIALDIGPADVVQLLLCDGSSLLASSLDLPRYLGPAMAARDGAPASIEVGLALRPQAARLPPGASRDGLGAWMLRAVRVYRCGAAAMTALAAAGAFQDRQLEQRLGLYRCGIEAGSMTSVTSVPAGPEPVLLLLHGTASSTQRSFGGLWRNGLAPQLAAQYGNRIYGYEHRSLSDSPIENALALVRQLPHGTVLHLLAHSRGGLVGELLARAQRIDSRGAVDLAGDGLERLSENTVGGEAFNSHDIDHFTAQARLGGRGGHDADAARLRELGEELKTRAIRIARFVRVACPARGTTLMSGRLDRWASVMCNLLPQDDLPDGGMAFLLAVVQQRCDARILPGLEAMMPDSPLVALLNAPDVRVASPLHVLAGACSGDGLLGWLGDCLGDQLYGGQNDLVVNCASMAGGATRSTPVRQLLLRGPQTHHLNYFERAPSGLAAVQALTGDDSAYQPLAGIEHGALGRGGEVPKRRAHAPIVLLLPDIMGSHLQVGSNRIWFDPVNLVEGRIERLAVGQPHIVSAGWVESCYEPFARFLAQSQEVRPFTYDWRLSLQHSGNAFLPVLDEAMRDAEQRGQPLRIVAHGTGGLVARLALKERWQRFGALPGSRLLQVGTANRGTQAMVQVLLGRDRLVQMLACWIGWKHTRRQFLGFVRAFPGVLDMLPWPQAGGIDYFDAEAWAQLAAGDAQAGQPDGWQAPEAQALAAARATVALLEAAPLDARLCSYLAGCADTPVALRLRDGGIETAWSPDGDGRTAWQGAVPDGVEACYLPVAHGDLLLQKETYPAIAQLLDSGQGAGLSRHPPHAPGCAPPRFRAHAPDARPLYPQPPELLDAALGAAGPVSAAESRAPQLSLSVIHGSMASADAPVMSGCYAYESLRGSMSFLDRLLAGKLQEIHALGRFPQRPDSALVVLQPDAARRPGGAIVIGLGALGELTPGELARAFAGGLLEYACVCLQVRAAGHAVVPPMGAHGLRVASLLSGSGYGGLSIALCARALIDGVRSANRRLEDAGMACRIGHIAIYEQSEARAIAAAVAIEQIMAEARYQGGFTFERRIRHSPGGYRRILPSLSGDNGWRRVQIVAADLSGALRFTVLTDRAHNSVDEEPNQRQAVDGLIMDATDNTTDQPGLSRALYELMLPNGLKAAIPEMRGLILAVDQSAAIYPWELMRDEAGSEESPLSTRIGMVRQLASLREQPPATSPPSNSVLVIGDTDSGLPELPAAQAEAQDVARMFHAYGYQVRELLRPQAQRVLVHLFDERYFAIHLAGHGEVAGPGIAHTGLVLGQKTRLTAAQVGKLKRVPQFVFINCCHLGDMRPDAIAPWSKLAASLATAFIEMGSQAVIAAGWRIDDQAASIFAHSFYHAMLNGEHFGDAVRLAREAAYVQFPASNTWGAYQAYGDDRYRFPNTQSRPWQAPDYHYHGHLLADLETLHARLAGADPARRAAIEEKLGSIEEAVRTRFFGCADIRENMAATRAGLGGLENTLRAIEHYRAAHSAADGKVGLRALAHWAELEIRQGAALCGIDAGAGIEVPAVPDMAQGRQLLQDGKQHIDLLVALAPTAQRLALLGRYWALQARLACAEGSSGAPALRAMTEACLAALEEARLRSGVADCDLIFQALTGALLLQAHGDGSAWRALDAQLGDLLHDAIAYARQRHADEHRAIDAGAPVRAALLAALWQVLDGQPFDAPARAVFLALYHDAVRRHGSIGEPEAVTVPLRFLLELLPPDSAQTGLRSGLRSAVQALASQLQASLPGTSLSQAPRHNGAHSARPDSPAASS; via the coding sequence ATGTCCAGCATCCCTTCTGCGCCGCCCGTGCTGCGCCTGACGCTCACGCGCGATCCCCTCGCCGACGCCGGCGACTGCCCCGCCGCGCCCGGCTGGCATGCCGAAACCCACGTGCTGTCGGGCGCGCGCGGCATCGGCAGCTGCCGCATCGCCCTCGATATCGGCCCGGCCGACGTGGTGCAGCTGCTGCTGTGCGACGGCAGTTCGCTGCTGGCGAGCAGCCTGGACCTACCACGCTACCTGGGGCCGGCCATGGCGGCACGCGACGGCGCGCCCGCCAGCATCGAAGTGGGGCTGGCCTTGCGCCCGCAGGCGGCGCGCCTGCCGCCCGGCGCCAGCCGCGACGGCCTGGGCGCCTGGATGCTGCGGGCCGTGCGCGTGTACCGCTGCGGCGCCGCCGCCATGACGGCGCTGGCGGCAGCGGGCGCCTTCCAGGACCGCCAGCTGGAACAGCGCCTGGGCCTGTACCGCTGCGGCATCGAAGCGGGCAGCATGACGTCCGTCACCAGCGTGCCCGCCGGGCCGGAACCGGTGCTGCTGCTGTTGCACGGCACGGCCTCGTCGACCCAGCGCAGCTTTGGCGGCCTGTGGCGCAATGGCCTGGCGCCGCAGCTGGCGGCGCAGTACGGCAACCGCATCTACGGCTACGAGCACCGCAGCCTCAGCGACAGCCCCATCGAGAACGCGCTGGCGCTCGTGCGCCAGCTGCCGCACGGCACCGTGCTGCACCTGCTGGCCCATTCGCGCGGCGGCCTGGTGGGCGAATTGCTGGCGCGCGCGCAGCGCATCGACAGCCGCGGCGCCGTCGACCTGGCCGGCGACGGCCTGGAGCGGCTGAGCGAAAACACGGTGGGCGGCGAAGCGTTCAACAGCCATGATATCGACCACTTCACGGCGCAGGCACGGCTGGGTGGACGCGGCGGCCACGACGCCGATGCGGCGCGCCTGCGCGAACTGGGCGAGGAGTTGAAGACGCGCGCCATCCGCATCGCCCGCTTCGTGCGCGTGGCCTGCCCGGCACGCGGCACCACCTTGATGTCGGGCCGGCTCGACCGCTGGGCCAGCGTGATGTGCAACCTGCTGCCGCAGGACGATCTGCCCGATGGTGGCATGGCCTTCCTGCTGGCCGTGGTACAGCAGCGCTGCGACGCGCGCATCCTGCCGGGCCTGGAAGCGATGATGCCCGACTCGCCCCTGGTGGCGCTGCTCAACGCGCCCGACGTGCGCGTGGCCAGTCCGCTGCACGTGCTGGCCGGCGCGTGCAGCGGCGATGGCTTGCTGGGCTGGCTGGGCGACTGCCTCGGCGACCAGCTGTACGGCGGCCAGAACGACCTGGTGGTCAATTGCGCCTCGATGGCCGGCGGCGCCACGCGCAGCACGCCGGTGCGGCAACTGCTGCTGCGCGGGCCGCAGACGCACCACCTGAACTACTTCGAGCGCGCACCGTCCGGCCTGGCGGCAGTGCAGGCGCTCACGGGCGACGACAGCGCCTACCAGCCGCTGGCCGGCATCGAGCACGGCGCGCTGGGACGCGGCGGCGAAGTGCCGAAGCGGCGCGCGCACGCCCCCATCGTGCTGCTGCTGCCCGATATCATGGGCAGCCATCTGCAAGTGGGCAGCAACCGCATCTGGTTCGACCCAGTCAACCTGGTCGAAGGGCGCATCGAGCGCCTGGCCGTGGGCCAGCCGCACATCGTCAGCGCCGGCTGGGTCGAATCGTGCTATGAGCCGTTTGCCCGCTTTCTCGCGCAAAGCCAGGAAGTGCGGCCCTTTACGTATGACTGGCGTTTGTCGCTGCAGCACTCCGGCAATGCCTTCCTGCCCGTGCTCGACGAGGCCATGCGCGACGCCGAACAGCGCGGACAACCATTGCGCATCGTTGCGCACGGCACGGGCGGGCTGGTGGCGCGCCTGGCATTGAAAGAGCGCTGGCAGCGCTTCGGCGCCCTGCCCGGCAGCCGCCTGCTGCAGGTGGGCACGGCCAACCGGGGCACGCAGGCGATGGTGCAAGTGCTGCTGGGACGCGACCGGCTGGTGCAGATGCTGGCCTGCTGGATCGGCTGGAAGCACACGCGGCGCCAGTTTCTCGGCTTCGTGCGCGCCTTTCCCGGCGTGCTGGACATGCTGCCGTGGCCGCAGGCGGGCGGCATCGATTATTTCGACGCCGAGGCGTGGGCGCAGCTGGCCGCCGGCGACGCGCAAGCGGGCCAGCCCGACGGCTGGCAGGCGCCCGAGGCCCAGGCGCTGGCGGCGGCGCGCGCCACCGTCGCCTTGCTGGAGGCCGCCCCGCTCGACGCCCGCCTTTGCAGCTACCTGGCCGGCTGCGCCGACACGCCGGTGGCGCTGCGCCTGCGCGACGGCGGCATCGAGACGGCCTGGTCGCCGGACGGCGATGGCCGCACGGCCTGGCAAGGCGCGGTGCCGGACGGCGTGGAAGCGTGCTACCTGCCGGTGGCGCATGGCGACCTGCTGCTGCAAAAAGAAACCTACCCGGCCATCGCGCAACTGCTCGACAGCGGCCAGGGCGCGGGCCTGTCCCGGCACCCGCCGCACGCGCCAGGCTGCGCCCCGCCCCGCTTCCGTGCGCACGCTCCCGATGCGCGGCCGCTGTACCCGCAGCCGCCGGAACTGCTCGACGCCGCCCTCGGCGCCGCCGGCCCCGTCAGCGCTGCCGAGAGCCGCGCGCCGCAGCTGAGCCTATCCGTCATCCACGGCAGCATGGCCTCGGCCGACGCGCCCGTCATGAGCGGCTGCTACGCCTACGAGTCGCTGCGCGGCAGCATGAGTTTTCTCGACCGCCTGCTGGCGGGCAAGCTGCAGGAAATCCACGCGCTGGGACGCTTCCCGCAGCGCCCCGACTCTGCCCTGGTGGTGCTGCAGCCCGATGCGGCGCGCCGGCCCGGCGGCGCCATCGTCATCGGCCTCGGTGCGCTGGGCGAACTGACGCCGGGCGAACTGGCGCGCGCCTTTGCCGGCGGCTTGCTCGAATACGCGTGCGTCTGCCTGCAGGTGCGCGCCGCCGGCCATGCGGTTGTGCCGCCGATGGGCGCACACGGCTTGCGCGTGGCCAGCCTGTTGTCCGGTTCCGGCTATGGCGGCTTGAGCATCGCCCTGTGCGCGCGGGCCCTGATCGATGGCGTGCGCAGCGCCAACCGGCGCCTGGAAGACGCGGGCATGGCGTGCCGCATCGGCCACATCGCCATCTATGAACAATCCGAGGCGCGCGCCATCGCCGCCGCCGTGGCCATCGAGCAGATCATGGCCGAGGCGCGCTACCAGGGCGGCTTCACGTTCGAGCGGCGCATCCGCCACAGCCCCGGAGGCTACCGGCGCATCCTGCCCAGCCTGAGCGGCGACAATGGCTGGCGCCGCGTGCAGATCGTCGCCGCGGATCTCTCCGGCGCCCTGCGCTTCACCGTGCTGACGGACCGCGCCCACAACAGCGTCGACGAGGAGCCGAACCAGCGGCAAGCCGTCGATGGCCTGATCATGGACGCCACCGACAACACCACCGACCAGCCGGGCCTGTCGCGCGCGCTGTACGAACTGATGCTGCCCAATGGCCTGAAGGCGGCCATCCCCGAGATGCGCGGCCTGATCCTGGCCGTCGACCAGAGCGCCGCCATCTATCCATGGGAGCTGATGCGCGACGAGGCGGGCAGCGAGGAAAGCCCGCTGTCGACGCGCATCGGCATGGTGCGCCAGCTGGCCAGCCTGCGCGAGCAGCCGCCCGCCACCAGCCCGCCCAGCAACAGCGTGCTGGTGATCGGCGACACCGATTCCGGCCTGCCCGAGCTGCCCGCCGCGCAAGCCGAGGCGCAGGACGTGGCGCGCATGTTCCACGCGTACGGCTACCAGGTGCGCGAGCTGCTGCGCCCGCAGGCGCAGCGCGTGCTGGTACACCTGTTCGACGAGCGCTATTTCGCCATCCATCTGGCCGGCCATGGCGAAGTGGCCGGCCCCGGCATCGCCCATACGGGTCTGGTGCTGGGACAGAAGACGCGGCTGACGGCGGCGCAGGTGGGTAAATTGAAGCGCGTGCCGCAATTCGTCTTCATCAATTGCTGCCACCTGGGCGACATGCGCCCGGACGCGATCGCGCCATGGTCGAAACTGGCTGCCAGCCTGGCCACGGCCTTTATTGAAATGGGCTCGCAGGCGGTCATCGCGGCCGGCTGGCGCATCGACGACCAGGCGGCCAGCATCTTTGCGCACAGCTTTTATCACGCCATGCTGAACGGCGAACACTTCGGCGACGCCGTGCGCCTGGCGCGCGAGGCGGCGTATGTCCAATTTCCCGCCTCGAACACCTGGGGCGCCTACCAGGCGTATGGCGACGACCGCTACCGCTTTCCGAATACCCAGAGCCGGCCCTGGCAGGCGCCCGATTACCACTACCACGGCCACCTGCTGGCCGACCTGGAAACCCTGCATGCGCGCCTGGCGGGCGCCGATCCGGCGCGCCGCGCGGCCATCGAGGAAAAGCTGGGCAGCATCGAGGAAGCCGTGCGCACGCGCTTCTTCGGCTGCGCCGACATCCGCGAAAACATGGCCGCCACGCGCGCCGGCCTGGGGGGACTGGAAAACACCCTGCGCGCCATCGAACACTACCGGGCGGCGCACAGCGCGGCCGACGGCAAGGTGGGCTTGCGCGCGCTGGCGCACTGGGCGGAACTGGAGATACGCCAGGGCGCGGCCCTGTGCGGCATCGATGCGGGCGCCGGCATCGAGGTGCCTGCCGTGCCCGATATGGCGCAGGGGCGGCAGTTGCTGCAGGATGGAAAACAGCATATCGACCTGCTGGTGGCGCTGGCGCCCACGGCGCAGCGCCTGGCACTGCTGGGACGCTACTGGGCCTTGCAGGCGCGCCTGGCCTGCGCCGAAGGAAGCTCCGGCGCGCCGGCGCTGCGCGCCATGACCGAAGCCTGCCTGGCCGCGCTCGAAGAAGCGCGGCTGCGCAGCGGCGTGGCCGATTGCGACCTGATTTTCCAGGCACTGACGGGTGCCTTGCTGTTGCAAGCCCATGGCGACGGCAGCGCGTGGCGCGCGCTCGATGCGCAACTGGGCGACTTGCTGCACGACGCCATCGCCTATGCGCGCCAGCGCCACGCGGACGAACACCGCGCCATCGACGCCGGCGCCCCCGTGCGCGCCGCCCTGCTGGCGGCCCTGTGGCAAGTGCTGGACGGCCAGCCCTTCGACGCGCCCGCGCGCGCCGTATTCCTGGCCCTGTACCACGACGCCGTGCGGCGCCACGGCAGCATCGGCGAACCCGAAGCGGTCACCGTGCCGCTGCGCTTCCTGCTCGAACTGCTGCCGCCCGACAGCGCGCAGACCGGCTTGCGCAGCGGCTTGCGCAGCGCCGTGCAGGCGCTGGCCAGCCAGCTGCAGGCGTCACTTCCCGGCACTAGCCTTAGCCAGGCACCACGCCATAATGGCGCGCATAGCGCTCGTCCAGATTCGCCAGCGGCATCATCATAA
- a CDS encoding ABC transporter ATP-binding protein, producing MLELRHLSKSYAHARPVLANISCRFKAGEFIAIMGDSGVGKSTLLNLIAGLDTPDAGAEAHPILVDGIAMSSLDDAAATRLRRARMGFIFQAFHVLPHLTLLQNVALPLLLNGLPQERAASMLEAVGLGGRGGDFPQQLSGGEMQRVAIARALVHKPALVLADEPTGNLDPDTAHSILQLLRAEIKANGSCAIMVTHSLAAAEMADRTMILTKSGLQNTTTVNQIDQTIS from the coding sequence ATGCTCGAATTGCGCCATCTGTCGAAGTCCTATGCCCATGCGCGTCCCGTGCTGGCCAACATTTCCTGCCGCTTCAAGGCCGGGGAATTCATCGCCATCATGGGTGACTCGGGCGTGGGCAAGTCGACCTTGCTGAACCTGATCGCCGGCCTCGATACGCCCGATGCGGGTGCCGAAGCGCACCCTATCCTGGTGGACGGCATTGCCATGTCCAGCCTCGATGACGCCGCCGCGACCCGGCTGCGTCGCGCCCGCATGGGATTTATCTTCCAGGCCTTCCACGTCTTGCCGCACCTGACCCTGCTGCAAAACGTGGCCCTGCCGCTGCTGCTCAACGGATTGCCCCAGGAGCGTGCCGCCAGCATGCTCGAAGCGGTCGGCCTGGGCGGACGCGGCGGCGACTTTCCGCAACAATTGTCGGGCGGCGAAATGCAGCGCGTGGCCATCGCCCGCGCGCTCGTGCACAAGCCGGCCCTGGTGCTGGCCGACGAGCCGACCGGCAACCTTGATCCCGATACGGCGCACAGCATCCTGCAATTGCTGCGCGCCGAAATCAAGGCCAACGGCAGTTGCGCGATCATGGTCACGCATTCGCTGGCCGCCGCCGAAATGGCGGACAGAACCATGATCCTGACAAAAAGCGGCTTACAAAATACAACAACGGTCAACCAAATTGATCAAACAATCAGTTAA
- the egtD gene encoding L-histidine N(alpha)-methyltransferase — MTMPLAQQQSDLSPASNAEVASATPATIVEISSGLLARDAWTSPKYLYDALGSKLFEAICALPEYYPTRTEAAIFARYGAEIAHAVGPGSTLIDLGAGNCAKAASLFPLLHPAQYVAVDISYEFLSESLSRLQQRFPHIEMTGLGLDFSSRLDLPDSVREARRLFFYPGSSIGNFAPEQATAFLRRLRANADGDGGLLIGVDLIKDDAILDAAYDDALGVTAAFNLNMLRHVNGLIGADFDVRAWQHHGFFNADERRVEMHLEARSEQVVHWKGGQRRFAKGERIHTEDSYKYTRASFVGLLEQAGFSTVQVWTDPQQWFAVIYARVIRD, encoded by the coding sequence ATGACCATGCCACTCGCGCAACAGCAGTCAGATTTGTCTCCCGCCAGCAACGCCGAAGTGGCCAGCGCCACTCCTGCCACGATAGTCGAGATCAGCAGCGGCCTGCTGGCGCGCGATGCCTGGACCTCGCCCAAGTACCTGTACGACGCTTTGGGCTCGAAACTGTTCGAAGCCATCTGCGCCTTGCCCGAGTACTATCCGACGCGCACGGAGGCGGCCATCTTCGCCCGTTACGGCGCCGAGATCGCACACGCCGTGGGGCCGGGCAGCACCCTGATCGACCTCGGTGCGGGCAATTGCGCCAAGGCCGCCAGCCTGTTCCCCCTGCTGCACCCGGCCCAGTATGTGGCTGTGGATATTTCCTATGAGTTCCTCAGTGAATCGCTGAGCCGGCTGCAGCAGCGCTTTCCGCACATCGAGATGACGGGCCTGGGCCTGGATTTCTCCAGCCGCCTGGACTTGCCCGACAGCGTGCGCGAGGCGCGGCGCTTGTTCTTCTATCCCGGCTCATCGATCGGCAACTTTGCGCCTGAACAGGCGACCGCCTTTTTGCGCCGCCTGCGCGCGAATGCGGACGGCGATGGCGGCTTGCTGATCGGCGTCGACCTGATCAAGGACGATGCCATCCTCGACGCCGCCTATGACGATGCGCTGGGCGTCACGGCCGCCTTCAACCTGAACATGCTGCGCCATGTGAACGGCTTGATCGGCGCGGACTTCGACGTGCGCGCCTGGCAGCACCACGGTTTTTTCAATGCCGACGAGCGCCGCGTCGAAATGCACCTGGAAGCGCGCAGCGAACAAGTTGTCCATTGGAAAGGTGGCCAGCGCCGCTTCGCGAAAGGCGAACGCATCCATACAGAAGACAGCTACAAATACACCCGTGCAAGCTTCGTCGGCTTGCTGGAGCAGGCGGGGTTTTCCACTGTGCAAGTCTGGACGGACCCGCAGCAGTGGTTTGCCGTCATCTATGCGCGCGTCATCAGGGACTAA
- the egtB gene encoding ergothioneine biosynthesis protein EgtB — protein sequence MLIDYYNTVRQHSLRLAEPLSDEDCGAQSMPDASPVKWHLAHTTWFFETFILESMEAAFAPFHPAFRVLFNSYYNGVGEKHPRAQRGLLTRPGMAQVRAYRANVDARIARLLAGELARPERERLSMLLALGLEHEQQHQELLLTDVKHLLAQSALFPAYLDNAAPPAPQAAQPAAWLAFDGGLAQIGHAGDGFCFDNELPRHPQYVAPFELATALVTNGEFLAFIEAGGYRTAHWWLAEGWDWVRSQQLACPLYWQRDDAGRWQEFTLFGLRPLDWQAPAVHLSLFEADAYAHWAGARLPTEAEWEVAAQGVAVQVGQLHPAAGAPAAGLRQMFGHCWQWTSSSYAPYPGYRTAPGALGEYNGKFMLNQYVLRGSSCATPAGHARASYRNFFPAGARWQFSGIRLARQVE from the coding sequence ATGCTGATCGATTATTACAATACAGTGCGCCAGCACTCGCTGCGCCTGGCCGAACCGCTGTCCGACGAGGATTGCGGCGCCCAGTCGATGCCGGACGCCAGTCCCGTGAAATGGCATCTGGCGCATACCACCTGGTTTTTCGAAACGTTTATTCTGGAAAGCATGGAAGCGGCGTTCGCGCCGTTCCACCCGGCCTTCCGCGTGCTGTTCAATTCCTACTACAACGGCGTGGGCGAAAAACACCCGCGCGCCCAGCGGGGCTTGCTGACGCGGCCGGGCATGGCGCAGGTGCGCGCCTACCGGGCCAACGTCGATGCGCGCATCGCCCGCTTGCTGGCGGGCGAGCTGGCGCGGCCCGAGCGCGAACGCCTGAGCATGCTGCTGGCGCTGGGCCTCGAACACGAGCAGCAGCACCAGGAGTTGCTGTTGACGGACGTGAAACACCTGCTGGCGCAGAGCGCGCTGTTTCCGGCTTATCTCGACAACGCCGCGCCGCCAGCGCCGCAAGCTGCGCAGCCCGCGGCCTGGCTCGCGTTTGACGGCGGCCTGGCGCAGATCGGGCATGCGGGCGATGGTTTTTGCTTCGACAATGAATTGCCGCGCCATCCGCAATATGTGGCGCCGTTCGAGCTGGCCACTGCGCTGGTGACGAATGGCGAATTTCTCGCCTTCATCGAGGCGGGCGGCTACCGCACGGCGCATTGGTGGCTGGCCGAAGGCTGGGACTGGGTGCGCAGTCAACAACTGGCATGTCCGCTGTACTGGCAGCGCGATGACGCCGGGCGCTGGCAGGAATTCACCTTATTTGGCTTGCGTCCGCTGGACTGGCAGGCGCCGGCAGTGCACCTGTCGCTGTTCGAAGCGGACGCTTATGCGCACTGGGCTGGCGCGCGCCTGCCGACGGAAGCCGAATGGGAAGTGGCGGCGCAAGGCGTCGCCGTGCAAGTGGGGCAGCTGCATCCGGCCGCCGGTGCGCCGGCAGCGGGACTGCGGCAAATGTTCGGCCACTGCTGGCAGTGGACCAGCAGCAGCTATGCGCCGTATCCGGGCTACCGCACGGCACCCGGGGCGCTCGGTGAATACAACGGCAAGTTCATGCTGAACCAGTATGTGCTGCGCGGCTCGTCCTGCGCCACGCCGGCCGGCCATGCGCGCGCCAGCTACCGCAATTTCTTCCCGGCCGGCGCGCGCTGGCAATTTTCCGGCATCCGCCTGGCGCGCCAAGTGGAGTAG